The following proteins are encoded in a genomic region of Drosophila bipectinata strain 14024-0381.07 chromosome XL, DbipHiC1v2, whole genome shotgun sequence:
- the ssx gene encoding sex-lethal homolog isoform X2, giving the protein MSQAEKMHAQEHDEDPSSDLESGDGVEGQSDEDYNEDELLSGQDMQQGDQEDDEDGDGDNQDQSADGQGNGNGNGGNNSGATAKQLQQEQQQQLDRASATNLIINYLPQDMTDRELYNLFSGCGPINTCKIMRDFKTGYSFGYGFVDYKSESDSEDAILKLNGFYVRNKRLKVSYARPGGQSIKDTNLYVINLPRNINDEMLDRIFSAFGQIVQRNILRDKLTGRPRGVAFVRYNKREEAQEAIKTLNNTVPEGGSQPIWVRLAEEHGKAKAAQFMAQIGGGGGPGSGPGGPGGPGPHMGGGPMQMPHHHNNHHNNHHHNNHHNGPPHMQHLQQQNHPHPHHHPMHHQQHHNNHHNNHHNNHHNNNHHNMGPHPMQMHPMGMGMGMGMGMGMGMGMPIHGGGGGGGGGGGGGAGGNFHHMAHRGRSNRNTRSQKPHPYNHAQKFI; this is encoded by the exons ATGTCTCAAGCCGAGAAAATGCATGCCCAGGAGCATGACGAGGACCCGTCCTCGGACCTAGAG TCGGGCGATGGCGTGGAGGGTCAGAGCGACGAGGACTACAACGAGGATGAATTGCTGTCCGGCCAGGACATGCAGCAGGGCGACCAGGAAGACGACGAAGACGGAGACGGGGACAACCAAGACCAGTCAGCTGACGGCCAGGGCAATGGAAACGGAAATGGCGGGAATAACAGCGGAGCTACTGCCAAACAGCTGCAGCaagagcaacagcagcagctcgACCGCGCCAGCGCCACCAATCTAATCATCAATTATCTACCCCAGGACATGACGGACCGCGAGCTCTACAATCTCTTCAGCGGATGTGGACCTATCAACACCTGTAAGATAATGCGCGACTTCAAG ACCGGATACAGCTTCGGCTACGGGTTCGTGGACTACAAATCAGAGTCGGACTCGGAGGACGCCATCCTAAAGCTCAACGGGTTCTATGTGCGCAACAAGCGTTTAAAG GTCTCATATGCTCGTCCTGGAGGACAGTCCATCAAGGACACCAACCTGTACGTGATCAACTTGCCGCGCAACATCAACGATGAAATGCTCGACAGGATATTCTCCGCTTTCGGCCAGATCGTCCAGCGCAACATTCTTCGTGACAAACTAACAGGACGTCCCCGTGGAGTGGCCTTTGTTCG CTACAACAAACGCGAGGAGGCCCAGGAGGCGATCAAAACACTGAACAACACTGTGCCGGAGGGCGGATCGCAGCCGATCTGGGTGCGACTGGCCGAGGAGCACGGGAAGGCCAAGGCGGCGCAGTTTATGGCGCAGATCGGAGGAGGTGGTGGACCGGGAAGCGGTCCTGGTGGTCCTGGAGGACCCGGCCCGCATATGGGCGGTGGGCCGATGCAGATGCCACATCATCATAACAACCACCACAATAACCATCaccacaacaaccaccacAACGGGCCACCGCATATGCAGCATCTCCAGCAGCAGAACCACCCGCATCCGCACCACCACCCGATGCACCACCAACAGCACCACAATAATCACCATAATAACCACCATAATAATcaccacaacaacaatcaCCACAACATGGGCCCCCACCCGATGCAGATGCACCccatgggtatgggtatgggcaTGGGTATGGGGATGGGAATGGGCATGGGAATGCCCATCCatggtggtggcggtggcggaggcggcggtggcggaggAGGAGCCGGTGGCAACTTCCACCACATGGCGCACAGAGGTAGATCAAACAGAAACACACGATCTCAAAAACCGCATCCCTATAACCATGCacagaaatttatttaa
- the ssx gene encoding sex-lethal homolog isoform X1, with translation MSQAEKMHAQEHDEDPSSDLEQSGDGVEGQSDEDYNEDELLSGQDMQQGDQEDDEDGDGDNQDQSADGQGNGNGNGGNNSGATAKQLQQEQQQQLDRASATNLIINYLPQDMTDRELYNLFSGCGPINTCKIMRDFKTGYSFGYGFVDYKSESDSEDAILKLNGFYVRNKRLKVSYARPGGQSIKDTNLYVINLPRNINDEMLDRIFSAFGQIVQRNILRDKLTGRPRGVAFVRYNKREEAQEAIKTLNNTVPEGGSQPIWVRLAEEHGKAKAAQFMAQIGGGGGPGSGPGGPGGPGPHMGGGPMQMPHHHNNHHNNHHHNNHHNGPPHMQHLQQQNHPHPHHHPMHHQQHHNNHHNNHHNNHHNNNHHNMGPHPMQMHPMGMGMGMGMGMGMGMGMPIHGGGGGGGGGGGGGAGGNFHHMAHRGRSNRNTRSQKPHPYNHAQKFI, from the exons ATGTCTCAAGCCGAGAAAATGCATGCCCAGGAGCATGACGAGGACCCGTCCTCGGACCTAGAG CAGTCGGGCGATGGCGTGGAGGGTCAGAGCGACGAGGACTACAACGAGGATGAATTGCTGTCCGGCCAGGACATGCAGCAGGGCGACCAGGAAGACGACGAAGACGGAGACGGGGACAACCAAGACCAGTCAGCTGACGGCCAGGGCAATGGAAACGGAAATGGCGGGAATAACAGCGGAGCTACTGCCAAACAGCTGCAGCaagagcaacagcagcagctcgACCGCGCCAGCGCCACCAATCTAATCATCAATTATCTACCCCAGGACATGACGGACCGCGAGCTCTACAATCTCTTCAGCGGATGTGGACCTATCAACACCTGTAAGATAATGCGCGACTTCAAG ACCGGATACAGCTTCGGCTACGGGTTCGTGGACTACAAATCAGAGTCGGACTCGGAGGACGCCATCCTAAAGCTCAACGGGTTCTATGTGCGCAACAAGCGTTTAAAG GTCTCATATGCTCGTCCTGGAGGACAGTCCATCAAGGACACCAACCTGTACGTGATCAACTTGCCGCGCAACATCAACGATGAAATGCTCGACAGGATATTCTCCGCTTTCGGCCAGATCGTCCAGCGCAACATTCTTCGTGACAAACTAACAGGACGTCCCCGTGGAGTGGCCTTTGTTCG CTACAACAAACGCGAGGAGGCCCAGGAGGCGATCAAAACACTGAACAACACTGTGCCGGAGGGCGGATCGCAGCCGATCTGGGTGCGACTGGCCGAGGAGCACGGGAAGGCCAAGGCGGCGCAGTTTATGGCGCAGATCGGAGGAGGTGGTGGACCGGGAAGCGGTCCTGGTGGTCCTGGAGGACCCGGCCCGCATATGGGCGGTGGGCCGATGCAGATGCCACATCATCATAACAACCACCACAATAACCATCaccacaacaaccaccacAACGGGCCACCGCATATGCAGCATCTCCAGCAGCAGAACCACCCGCATCCGCACCACCACCCGATGCACCACCAACAGCACCACAATAATCACCATAATAACCACCATAATAATcaccacaacaacaatcaCCACAACATGGGCCCCCACCCGATGCAGATGCACCccatgggtatgggtatgggcaTGGGTATGGGGATGGGAATGGGCATGGGAATGCCCATCCatggtggtggcggtggcggaggcggcggtggcggaggAGGAGCCGGTGGCAACTTCCACCACATGGCGCACAGAGGTAGATCAAACAGAAACACACGATCTCAAAAACCGCATCCCTATAACCATGCacagaaatttatttaa